Part of the Patescibacteria group bacterium genome, AAGGCTACAATTTCTTTACTCATAGCGATTTACGCGCTTTGGAAACCTCCGCTTGCACTTTTTTAATGTTTTTGAGGTCTTCTTTTTGCGCTTTAAAAAGATCGTAGTCCAAGCCAGTAAATGCGAAGGATATGGAGCTGGCGGGGATCCTGTATACTTTTCCGAGCTTTTTGGCAATAATCTCTCCGCGATTTATTAACTGATAAACGGTGTTTTTGCTTAATTGCAAAATGTCCGCAACCTGTTCTGGGGTATAAACTTGTGTTTTTATGGTTACATAATCCATAACTATCTTGTACCAAACATTACTAGATGTGTCAATAAGTAAATATGAATCTTTAACCCCCGAGGTTGAAGGGGGATGTTTTAGCATTAACGACAAAGTACTTATGGATTCGACGAGGTGTTTAAATGAATATATATAATAATGTTACAATTGATACATGAAAATCCGTTTATTGAGCGTAATTATTCCTTGTTTTAATGAGGAAAATAATTTGAAAAGGGGAGTTTTGCAAGAGCTTGCATCTTATTTGAATAAACAAAGGTACAAGTGGGAAGTGCTTATTTGTGATGATGGGTCTGCCGATAATAGTAAAAAAGCAATACAAGAGTTTGTTGCAAAGAATAATAGATTTAGATTGATAGAGATTAGTCATGCTGGAAAACCCCATGCTATATATGCGGGTGTTAAGTCTGCTGTTGGTGATATTTTTCTTTTTACGGATATGGACCAATCGACCTCTATTTCTGAAGTGGAAAAACTTTTGCCATGGTTTGATCGGGGTTACGATATTGTAATAGGGTCTAGAGGACTGAAAAGGGAAGGATTTTCCGCAACAAGAAAAGTAGCTTCTGTAGTTTTTAGGTATTTAAGAGGACTGTTCGTTCTTTCTTATATAGTGGATACCCAATGCGGTTTTAAAGCTATTAAAGCAGATTTAGCGAGAGAAATATTCCCTCTGCTTTCGTATTTTAGAAAGGGAAGTCGATTAGCAGGGTGGTCTGTGAGCGCTTATGACGCTGAAATGTTGTTTATCGCGGATAAATGGGGATACAAATTAAAAGAGGTTTTTGTAAAGTGGAAGGATAACGATATTAGCGATACGAAAAAGAGAAGCTCGGTGCGTTTTATACACCAATCAATTAACATGGCAAAAGAGGTTATAAATGTGGTGATAAACAACTGGCGAGGAACATACTCTGCGAGAGTTTGATGGGGGAGAATACCCAAAAGTTATTGAAATGATATAAGGATTTATTTAGAATAAGTTTATGATGAGAGGTTTGATAAAGGGGAAAGTCGCAGTTTTTATTGATGCCGCTAATCTGGAACTCTCCGCCAAAGACAGGGGCTGGAGAGTTGATTATTTGAAGCTTTATAGTTGGTTAAAAACGGAATTTGATGTATATTTTGTGGGGTTTTATACCGCTCGTTTTGATACGCAAGAACACGATCGTTTCCTAACTTTCCTGAAGAAAACAGGATATGAACTATCTATACCAAGCCTCTAAAGGAAATAAGAGATAGAGGCAATATCAAAGCTCATCATCGCAAGGCTAATTTTGATGTGGAAATAGCAGTAGACGCGCTCTCCAAAAGAGGGCTTTATAAAAATTTGATTCTTTTTTCTGGCGATAGCGATTTTGATTATTTAGTCAAATACCTAAGAAAAGCGGAAAAAAAAGTTGTAGTAATTTCCTTAAAACATCATATCTCAAGAGAATTGATAGAGAGCGCGGATTTTTATATGGATCTTAAAAAGATCAGAAAGTTTATTGAAAGAAAGCAATAAAAAAGCCCGTCTTTTGCAACGGGCGGTTGATAACAATCTGTTTCCAGACTGCGATTATAATATAGCATA contains:
- a CDS encoding helix-turn-helix domain-containing protein translates to MDYVTIKTQVYTPEQVADILQLSKNTVYQLINRGEIIAKKLGKVYRIPASSISFAFTGLDYDLFKAQKEDLKNIKKVQAEVSKARKSL
- a CDS encoding NYN domain-containing protein, encoding MMRGLIKGKVAVFIDAANLELSAKDRGWRVDYLKLYSWLKTEFDVYFVGFYTARFDTQEHDRFLTFLKKTGYELSIPSL
- a CDS encoding glycosyltransferase; this encodes MKIRLLSVIIPCFNEENNLKRGVLQELASYLNKQRYKWEVLICDDGSADNSKKAIQEFVAKNNRFRLIEISHAGKPHAIYAGVKSAVGDIFLFTDMDQSTSISEVEKLLPWFDRGYDIVIGSRGLKREGFSATRKVASVVFRYLRGLFVLSYIVDTQCGFKAIKADLAREIFPLLSYFRKGSRLAGWSVSAYDAEMLFIADKWGYKLKEVFVKWKDNDISDTKKRSSVRFIHQSINMAKEVINVVINNWRGTYSARV
- a CDS encoding NYN domain-containing protein codes for the protein MYTKPLKEIRDRGNIKAHHRKANFDVEIAVDALSKRGLYKNLILFSGDSDFDYLVKYLRKAEKKVVVISLKHHISRELIESADFYMDLKKIRKFIERKQ